One Ornithorhynchus anatinus isolate Pmale09 chromosome 2, mOrnAna1.pri.v4, whole genome shotgun sequence DNA segment encodes these proteins:
- the BCL7A gene encoding B-cell CLL/lymphoma 7 protein family member A gives MCVCLSVRECGPEKGKARRTRARSSSSSTSSCSRTGSSSSCSSSSSSRLFLPARTMSGRSVRAETRSRAKDDIKRVMAAIEKVRKWEKKWVTVGDTSLRIYKWVPVTEPKVDDKNKNKKKGKDEKCGSEVTTPENSSSPGMMDLHDDNSNQSSIADASPIKQENSSNSSPAPEQNSAAQPDSAEVKSDEASSEAKEQPGSEDTLDEQNSQSSMENSMNSSEKVEMQPSGDSDITTEASKNSQDSEGVPPSKKMKLEASQQNAEEI, from the exons atgtgtgtctgcctgtctgtgagagagtgtgggcctgagaaGGGGAAAGCGAGAAGGACCAGGgcgcgctcctcctcctccagcaccagcagctgcagcaggaccggcagcagcagcagctgcagcagcagcagcagcagccgcctctTTCTCCCAGCCAGAACCATGTCGGGCAGGTCGGTTCGAGCGGAGACCAGGAGCCGGGCCAAAGATGATATCAAGAGGGTCATGGCGGCTATCGAGAAAGTGCGCAAATG GGAGAAAaaatgggtgactgtgggcgacacGTCCCTACGGATCTACAAGTGGGTCCCAGTGACAGAGCCAAAGGTGGATGAC AAGAACAAGAACAAGAAAAAGGGCAAAGATGAGAAGTGCGGCTCAGAGGTGACCACCCCAGAGAACAGTTCTTCCCCCGGGATGATGGATCTGCATG ATGACAACAGCAACCAGAGTTCGATAGCAGACGCCTCGCCCATCAAACAGGAGAACAGTAGCAATTCAAGTCCGGCCCCAGAGCAGAACTCGGCAGCACAGCCAGACAGTGCCGAAGTCAAATCAGACGAAGCTTCGTCGGAGGCGAAGGAGCAGCCTGGATCCGAAG ATACTTTGGATGAACAGAATTCACAGTCGTCGATGGAAAATTCAATGAACAGTTCAGAGAAAGTGGAAATGCAACCGTCTGGAGACAGTGATATAACTACAGAAGCATCAAAAAACTCTCAG GATTCGGAAGGAGTGCCACCTTCTAAAAAGATGAAACTAGAGGCTTCCCAACAAAACGCCGAAGAGATTTAG